In a genomic window of Carassius gibelio isolate Cgi1373 ecotype wild population from Czech Republic chromosome A3, carGib1.2-hapl.c, whole genome shotgun sequence:
- the LOC127952561 gene encoding hemicentin-1 isoform X20 — translation MQKGSFSLTIPFRIFYLLFLGFGFLCFSQIAGAQAECPVQLSQQRVVVRYGGSVAVNCSTSVSHKGMGWEASEGAVAMTRDSLITWRVSNLTEWEIKPYCYINHKEQCQVELPVIIYKTPDNVSISIVKHRRTMIAGRQYQLQCDVQNVAPVHNLTVKWYKGQTLLNQTTFTEDSKTPVNVNPSVLIRPDRDDDGAQYRCEAELDLGAEGPQYPPNKTSDFLSITVYSKPIINETKLPSKVPVFREYSEEIVCEAEGNPKPTISWILGTNDIVYNEVLTISESTPEYVSCVANNSVGTTTRNFTVFIQDISISTVNHTEPMTAGKQYDLQCSIKYVAPFKIVDVGWYKWNKNNIIETIKTPDILTYTVQICPDKADNGSQFWCEAKLEAEGTQRTSTMKSANLSITVHFKPIINETKLPSVVPVFRGCSKEIVCEAEGNPKPTISWILGTNDIVYNETLTISESTPEYVSCVAENSVGTTTRKVKVFIQENYVPIILGIIAAVVVAISVIIFIYIYFTYYKKKPRTGRYDVKEPKAHKEPLADEVPMNELC, via the exons atgcagaAGGGCTCGTTTTCTCTCACCATACCTTTTCGTATTTTCTATCTGCTATTCCTCGGGTTTGGTTTCTTGTGCTTCTCACAAATTGCAG GTGCACAAGCTGAATGTCCTGTTCAGCTCAGCCAGCAGCGTGTTGTTGTGAGATACGGAGGTTCTGTAGCAGTTAACTGTAGCACTTCAGTCTCACATAAAGGGATGGGATGGGAAGCCAGTGAAGGAGCAGTGGCCATGACCAGAGACAGTCTGATAACATGGAGAGTGTCAAACCTGACAGAATGGGAGATAAAGCCATACTGCTACATAAACCATAAGGAACAGTGTCAAGTAGAGCTCCCAGTCATTATTTACA AGACTCCAGACAATGTGTCCATCAGCATTGTGAAACACAGAAGAACAATGATAGCGGGACGGCAGTATCAGCTCCAGTGTGATGTTCAAAATGTTGCTCCTGTTCACAATCTCACTGTCAAATGGTATAAAGGACAGACTCTGCTGAATCAAACCACTTTCACTGAGGATAGCAAGACTCCAGTGAATGTAAACCCCTCAGTCCTGATCCGTCCAGACAGAGATGATGATGGAGCTCAATACAGATGTGAAGCAGAGCTGGATCTGGGAGCAGAAGGACCTCAATACCCTCCAAATAAAACATCAGACTTTCTCAGCATTACTGTATATT CTAAACCGATCATCAATGAGACCAAACTCCCCTCCAAAGTGCCTGTGTTTCGTGAGTATTCAGAGGAGATTGTTTGTGAAGCCGAGGGAAACCCAAAACCAACAATCAGCTGGATCCTCGGCACAAATGATATAGTTTATAATGAAGTTCTTACTATATCAGAGTCGACACCTGAGTATGTGTCCTGCGTTGCAAACAATTCTGTTGGCACGACCACCAGAAATTTTACAGTGTTCATACAAG ATATTTCCATCAGCACTGTGAATCACACAGAACCAATGACAGCGGGCAAGCAGTATGACCTCCAGTGCTCGATTAAATATGTGGCTCCTTTTAAGATTGTTGATGTGGGATGGTACAAATGGAATAAAAACAACATCATTGAAACCATCAAGACTCCAGACATTTTAACATATACAGTCCAGATCTGCCCAGACAAAGCTGATAATGGATCTCAATTCTGGTGTGAAGCAAAGCTAGAAGCAGAAGGAACTCAACGAACTTCAACAATGAAATCAGCAAATCTCAGCATTACTGTACATT TTAAACCGATCATCAATGAGACCAAACTGCCCTCTGTAGTGCCTGTGTTTCGAGGTTGTTCGAAGGAGATTGTTTGTGAAGCCGAGGGAAACCCAAAACCAACAATCAGCTGGATCCTCGGCACAAATGATATAGTTTATAATGAAACTCTTACTATATCAGAGTCAACACCTGAGTATGTGTCCTGCGTTGCAGAGAATTCTGTTGGCACGACGACCAGAAAAGTGAAAGTGTTCATACAAG aGAATTACGTACCCATAATATTAGGCATTATTGCTGCTGTAGTGGTGGCCATCTCAGTCATCATCTTCATCTACATCTACTTcacctactacaaaaaaaaacccAGGACGGGCCGTTATGATGTGAAGGAGCCCAAAGCACATAAAGAACCCTTAGCGGATGAAGTCCCCATGAATGAACTCTGTTAG
- the LOC127952561 gene encoding CD166 antigen homolog isoform X15: protein MQKGSFSLTIPFRIFYLLFLGFGFLCFSQIAGAQAECPVQLSQQRVVVRYGGSVAVNCSTSVSHKGMGWEASEGAVAMTRDSLITWRVSNLTEWEIKPYCYINHKEQCQVELPVIIYKTPDNVSISIVKHRRTMIAGRQYQLQCDVQNVAPVHNLTVKWYKGQTLLNQTTFTEDSKTPVNVNPSVLIRPDRDDDGAQYRCEAELDLGAEGPQYPPNKTSDFLSITVYSKPIINETKLPSKVPVFREYSEEIVCEAEGNPKPTISWILGTNDIVYNEVLTISESTPEYVSCVANNSVGTTTRNFTVFIQDISISTVNHTEPMTAGKQYDLQCSIKYVAPFKIVDVGWYKWNKNNIIETIKTPDILTYTVQICPDKADNGSQFWCEAKLEAEGTQRTSTMKSANLSITVHFKPIINETKLPSVVPVFRGCSKEIVCEAEGNPKPTISWILGTNDIVYNETLTISESTPEYVSCVAENSVGTTTRKVKVFIQDISISTVNHTEPMIAGKQYDLQCSIKYVAPFKIVDVGWYKWNKNNIIETIKTPDILTYTVQIRPHRADNGSQFWCEAKLEAEGTQRTSTMKSANLSITVHFKPIINETKLPSVVPVFRGYSEEIVCEAEGNPKPTISWILGTNDIVYNKALTISESTPEYVSCVAENSVGTTTRKVKVFIQENYVPIILGIIAAVVVAISVIIFIYIYFTYYKKKPRTGRYDVKEPKAHKEPLADEVPMNELC, encoded by the exons atgcagaAGGGCTCGTTTTCTCTCACCATACCTTTTCGTATTTTCTATCTGCTATTCCTCGGGTTTGGTTTCTTGTGCTTCTCACAAATTGCAG GTGCACAAGCTGAATGTCCTGTTCAGCTCAGCCAGCAGCGTGTTGTTGTGAGATACGGAGGTTCTGTAGCAGTTAACTGTAGCACTTCAGTCTCACATAAAGGGATGGGATGGGAAGCCAGTGAAGGAGCAGTGGCCATGACCAGAGACAGTCTGATAACATGGAGAGTGTCAAACCTGACAGAATGGGAGATAAAGCCATACTGCTACATAAACCATAAGGAACAGTGTCAAGTAGAGCTCCCAGTCATTATTTACA AGACTCCAGACAATGTGTCCATCAGCATTGTGAAACACAGAAGAACAATGATAGCGGGACGGCAGTATCAGCTCCAGTGTGATGTTCAAAATGTTGCTCCTGTTCACAATCTCACTGTCAAATGGTATAAAGGACAGACTCTGCTGAATCAAACCACTTTCACTGAGGATAGCAAGACTCCAGTGAATGTAAACCCCTCAGTCCTGATCCGTCCAGACAGAGATGATGATGGAGCTCAATACAGATGTGAAGCAGAGCTGGATCTGGGAGCAGAAGGACCTCAATACCCTCCAAATAAAACATCAGACTTTCTCAGCATTACTGTATATT CTAAACCGATCATCAATGAGACCAAACTCCCCTCCAAAGTGCCTGTGTTTCGTGAGTATTCAGAGGAGATTGTTTGTGAAGCCGAGGGAAACCCAAAACCAACAATCAGCTGGATCCTCGGCACAAATGATATAGTTTATAATGAAGTTCTTACTATATCAGAGTCGACACCTGAGTATGTGTCCTGCGTTGCAAACAATTCTGTTGGCACGACCACCAGAAATTTTACAGTGTTCATACAAG ATATTTCCATCAGCACTGTGAATCACACAGAACCAATGACAGCGGGCAAGCAGTATGACCTCCAGTGCTCGATTAAATATGTGGCTCCTTTTAAGATTGTTGATGTGGGATGGTACAAATGGAATAAAAACAACATCATTGAAACCATCAAGACTCCAGACATTTTAACATATACAGTCCAGATCTGCCCAGACAAAGCTGATAATGGATCTCAATTCTGGTGTGAAGCAAAGCTAGAAGCAGAAGGAACTCAACGAACTTCAACAATGAAATCAGCAAATCTCAGCATTACTGTACATT TTAAACCGATCATCAATGAGACCAAACTGCCCTCTGTAGTGCCTGTGTTTCGAGGTTGTTCGAAGGAGATTGTTTGTGAAGCCGAGGGAAACCCAAAACCAACAATCAGCTGGATCCTCGGCACAAATGATATAGTTTATAATGAAACTCTTACTATATCAGAGTCAACACCTGAGTATGTGTCCTGCGTTGCAGAGAATTCTGTTGGCACGACGACCAGAAAAGTGAAAGTGTTCATACAAG ATATTTCCATCAGCACAGTGAATCACACAGAACCAATGATAGCGGGCAAGCAGTATGACCTCCAGTGCTCGATTAAGTATGTGGCTCCTTTTAAGATTGTTGATGTGGGATGGTACAAATGGAATAAAAACAACATCATTGAAACCATCAAGACTCCAGACATTTTAACATATACAGTCCAGATCCGCCCACACAGAGCTGATAATGGATCTCAATTCTGGTGTGAAGCAAAGCTAGAAGCAGAAGGAACTCAACGAACTTCAACAATGAAATCAGCAAATCTCAGCATTACTGTACATT TTAAACCGATCATCAATGAGACCAAATTGCCCTCCGTAGTGCCTGTGTTTCGAGGATATTCAGAGGAGATTGTTTGTGAAGCCGAGGGAAACCCAAAACCAACAATCAGCTGGATCCTCGGCACAAATGATATAGTTTATAATAAAGCTCTTACTATATCAGAGTCAACACCTGAGTATGTGTCCTGCGTTGCAGAGAATTCTGTTGGCACGACGACCAGAAAAGTGAAAGTGTTCATACAAG aGAATTACGTACCCATAATATTAGGCATTATTGCTGCTGTAGTGGTGGCCATCTCAGTCATCATCTTCATCTACATCTACTTcacctactacaaaaaaaaacccAGGACGGGCCGTTATGATGTGAAGGAGCCCAAAGCACATAAAGAACCCTTAGCGGATGAAGTCCCCATGAATGAACTCTGTTAG
- the LOC127952561 gene encoding hemicentin-1 isoform X21, with protein sequence MQKGSFSLTIPFRIFYLLFLGFGFLCFSQIAGAQAECPVQLSQQRVVVRYGGSVAVNCSTSVSHKGMGWEASEGAVAMTRDSLITWRVSNLTEWEIKPYCYINHKEQCQVELPVIIYKTPDNVSISIVKHRRTMIAGRQYQLQCDVQNVAPVHNLTVKWYKGQTLLNQTTFTEDSKTPVNVNPSVLIRPDRDDDGAQYRCEAELDLGAEGPQYPPNKTSDFLSITVYSKPIINETKLPSKVPVFREYSEEIVCEAEGNPKPTISWILGTNDIVYNEVLTISESTPEYVSCVANNSVGTTTRNFTVFIQDISISTVNHTEPMTAGKQYDLQCSIKYVAPFKIVDVGWYKWNKNNIIETIKTPDILTYTVQICPDKADNGSQFWCEAKLEAEGTQRTSTMKSANLSITVHFKPIINETKLPSVVPVFRGCSKEIVCEAEGNPKPTISWILGTNDIVYNETLTISESTPEYVSCVAENSVGTTTRKVKVFIQDTVNYIPIILAIIAAVVVVVIILILIYLTFYKKTRTGHYDVKDPKTLKELLVHELPMKELC encoded by the exons atgcagaAGGGCTCGTTTTCTCTCACCATACCTTTTCGTATTTTCTATCTGCTATTCCTCGGGTTTGGTTTCTTGTGCTTCTCACAAATTGCAG GTGCACAAGCTGAATGTCCTGTTCAGCTCAGCCAGCAGCGTGTTGTTGTGAGATACGGAGGTTCTGTAGCAGTTAACTGTAGCACTTCAGTCTCACATAAAGGGATGGGATGGGAAGCCAGTGAAGGAGCAGTGGCCATGACCAGAGACAGTCTGATAACATGGAGAGTGTCAAACCTGACAGAATGGGAGATAAAGCCATACTGCTACATAAACCATAAGGAACAGTGTCAAGTAGAGCTCCCAGTCATTATTTACA AGACTCCAGACAATGTGTCCATCAGCATTGTGAAACACAGAAGAACAATGATAGCGGGACGGCAGTATCAGCTCCAGTGTGATGTTCAAAATGTTGCTCCTGTTCACAATCTCACTGTCAAATGGTATAAAGGACAGACTCTGCTGAATCAAACCACTTTCACTGAGGATAGCAAGACTCCAGTGAATGTAAACCCCTCAGTCCTGATCCGTCCAGACAGAGATGATGATGGAGCTCAATACAGATGTGAAGCAGAGCTGGATCTGGGAGCAGAAGGACCTCAATACCCTCCAAATAAAACATCAGACTTTCTCAGCATTACTGTATATT CTAAACCGATCATCAATGAGACCAAACTCCCCTCCAAAGTGCCTGTGTTTCGTGAGTATTCAGAGGAGATTGTTTGTGAAGCCGAGGGAAACCCAAAACCAACAATCAGCTGGATCCTCGGCACAAATGATATAGTTTATAATGAAGTTCTTACTATATCAGAGTCGACACCTGAGTATGTGTCCTGCGTTGCAAACAATTCTGTTGGCACGACCACCAGAAATTTTACAGTGTTCATACAAG ATATTTCCATCAGCACTGTGAATCACACAGAACCAATGACAGCGGGCAAGCAGTATGACCTCCAGTGCTCGATTAAATATGTGGCTCCTTTTAAGATTGTTGATGTGGGATGGTACAAATGGAATAAAAACAACATCATTGAAACCATCAAGACTCCAGACATTTTAACATATACAGTCCAGATCTGCCCAGACAAAGCTGATAATGGATCTCAATTCTGGTGTGAAGCAAAGCTAGAAGCAGAAGGAACTCAACGAACTTCAACAATGAAATCAGCAAATCTCAGCATTACTGTACATT TTAAACCGATCATCAATGAGACCAAACTGCCCTCTGTAGTGCCTGTGTTTCGAGGTTGTTCGAAGGAGATTGTTTGTGAAGCCGAGGGAAACCCAAAACCAACAATCAGCTGGATCCTCGGCACAAATGATATAGTTTATAATGAAACTCTTACTATATCAGAGTCAACACCTGAGTATGTGTCCTGCGTTGCAGAGAATTCTGTTGGCACGACGACCAGAAAAGTGAAAGTGTTCATACAAG acACTGTGAATTACATACCCATAATATTAGCCATTATTGCTGCTGTAGTGGTGGTagtcatcatcctcatcctcatctacTTGACCTTCTACAAAAAAACCAGGACGGGCCATTATGATGTGAAGGATCCCAAAACACTTAAAGAACTCTTAGTGCATGAACTCCCCATGAAGGAACTCTGTTAG